One genomic segment of Brevibacillus laterosporus LMG 15441 includes these proteins:
- a CDS encoding amidohydrolase: MKIITNATVITVNEQNEVIYNGAVGFDGGKITYVGKTPEDLSAYDEIIDGTNKYLMPGFINTHGHVGMSLLRGFADDLPLKQWLEDKMWPMEGQFTAEHVKWGTAISIIEMIRTGTTTFVDMYDHMETVAQEVEASGMRGVLCRGVIGFCSEEERQQKLQEAASFASRWNGAANGRIHTMMSPHAPYTCSPEYIQQILEKAIELNVPLHIHMSESKAEVEQNVQDYGVRPVAHLENLGVFNHPTLVAHAVHLTDEEIDTLAKYNVKVAHNPISNLKLASGVARVPEMLAKGVCVSLATDSSASNNNLNLFEELKLAAILHKGVSYDPEVVPAEEALRMATRYAADAVFQKDSLGSLEVGKKADMIMLNAAQAHFQPANDPISHVVYAANGYDVTDTIVDGHFLMKDKELITMDEQKAIAEVNRVFALLKQ; the protein is encoded by the coding sequence ATGAAAATCATTACCAACGCAACCGTAATTACTGTTAATGAACAAAATGAGGTTATTTATAATGGAGCGGTTGGCTTTGATGGGGGAAAAATTACATATGTAGGTAAAACGCCAGAGGATTTATCAGCATATGACGAGATCATTGATGGAACGAATAAATATCTAATGCCAGGATTTATTAATACACATGGTCACGTAGGTATGTCTCTACTGCGCGGATTTGCGGATGACCTACCTTTAAAACAATGGCTGGAAGATAAAATGTGGCCAATGGAAGGTCAATTTACAGCGGAGCATGTGAAATGGGGTACAGCTATTTCCATTATCGAGATGATTCGTACCGGTACAACTACCTTTGTAGATATGTATGATCATATGGAAACAGTAGCACAGGAAGTGGAAGCATCCGGGATGCGCGGTGTACTATGCCGTGGGGTAATTGGTTTCTGCTCAGAAGAAGAACGCCAGCAGAAATTACAAGAAGCTGCATCTTTCGCATCACGTTGGAACGGAGCAGCCAACGGTCGTATCCATACCATGATGTCGCCGCATGCACCTTATACGTGCTCTCCTGAGTACATCCAGCAAATCCTTGAGAAGGCTATCGAATTAAACGTACCATTACATATCCATATGTCTGAATCAAAAGCAGAAGTAGAACAAAACGTTCAGGATTACGGTGTACGCCCTGTTGCTCACTTAGAAAATCTAGGTGTATTTAATCACCCTACACTAGTTGCCCATGCAGTGCATTTAACGGATGAAGAAATTGATACATTGGCTAAATATAATGTTAAAGTAGCTCATAATCCAATTAGTAACTTAAAATTGGCAAGTGGTGTAGCAAGAGTACCTGAGATGCTTGCGAAAGGTGTTTGTGTAAGTTTGGCAACTGACAGCTCAGCAAGTAACAACAACTTAAATCTATTTGAAGAGCTAAAATTAGCGGCTATCCTGCATAAGGGTGTTTCCTATGATCCAGAAGTGGTTCCGGCAGAAGAAGCGCTTCGTATGGCTACACGTTATGCGGCAGATGCTGTGTTCCAAAAAGACAGCTTAGGGTCCTTAGAAGTAGGGAAAAAAGCAGATATGATTATGCTAAATGCTGCTCAAGCACATTTCCAACCGGCAAATGATCCGATTTCCCATGTTGTTTATGCAGCAAATGGCTATGATGTAACAGATACAATTGTTGATGGTCATTTCTTAATGAAAGATAAAGAGTTAATCACAATGGATGAACAAAAAGCAATCGCTGAAGTGAATCGTGTGTTTGCGCTATTAAAGCAATAA
- a CDS encoding DUF5590 domain-containing protein: MWKRILIISACALVVLGASLYQLLSSLLSERHTLEAEARALVAEKTNIAEIDTIEEYRGREAYIVVTGKNKVGTPVVAWFSKEHVTFDLLEKAFPRTKVKQVAEASYPGAQIERIVPGLEGDKKLWEVTLVDKQNRYNYVYYDFLTGQKIRAYTLNIPKS; the protein is encoded by the coding sequence GTGTGGAAACGCATCTTGATCATTTCAGCATGTGCGCTTGTTGTGCTAGGCGCATCCCTGTATCAGCTACTTTCCAGCTTATTGTCTGAGCGTCACACGTTAGAAGCAGAGGCCAGAGCATTAGTAGCAGAAAAAACAAACATTGCTGAGATCGATACGATAGAAGAATATCGAGGACGGGAAGCCTATATTGTAGTTACAGGCAAAAACAAGGTAGGAACTCCAGTGGTGGCTTGGTTTAGTAAAGAACACGTCACATTTGACTTGCTGGAAAAAGCTTTTCCTCGCACAAAAGTTAAACAAGTAGCGGAAGCCTCTTATCCAGGAGCCCAGATCGAACGCATTGTACCTGGCTTAGAGGGTGATAAGAAGCTATGGGAAGTCACTTTAGTGGACAAGCAAAATCGTTACAACTACGTATATTATGATTTTTTGACTGGTCAAAAAATACGAGCATATACGTTAAATATTCCAAAATCATAA
- a CDS encoding AAA family ATPase, whose product MGKEILFGVVPAVIVFLLFLGINIGPFLLFGAILAGTYLLFSKQGGMQIGSGKSKSGSQVVKKSNITFADIGGQQRAKKEIKEALDFLLHKDAIAQYGIRPLKGVLLTGPPGTGKTLMAKAAANYTNSAFVAASGSQFVEMYVGVGAQRIRELFKEVRSLAEKNNQDSGIIFIDEIDVIGGKRDGQQQREYDQTLNQLLTEMDGMTTSEKPRILIMAATNRKDMLDAALLRPGRFDRHIQVDLPDKPAREQILTIHTENKPLALDIKLEKVAQETFGFSGAQLESVCNEAAIYAMRDKSDKVMQSHFSLAIDKVMMGEMTDREAPQTEKERVAIHELGHAIVSERVRPGSVSQVTLTPRGQALGYVRQNPMDDHYLYTRDYMEGQIMVCLAGAVSEEIYYGGRSTGSKNDFEQALQMAQEIVQSGMSRLGIINMQYADKNAIHQEVHSIIEGLLEKTRSLLGEHDSVYRYSLQVLLEAEVLSGDQFREKLAEIDMVVA is encoded by the coding sequence TTGGGTAAAGAAATATTATTTGGTGTAGTACCAGCGGTTATCGTATTCTTGCTGTTTTTGGGCATTAATATTGGACCATTTTTGCTGTTTGGGGCCATTTTAGCAGGTACATACTTGTTGTTTTCCAAACAAGGTGGCATGCAGATTGGTTCCGGTAAAAGCAAAAGTGGCAGTCAGGTTGTGAAGAAATCCAATATTACCTTTGCCGATATCGGAGGACAGCAACGTGCAAAAAAAGAAATCAAGGAAGCCCTAGATTTCTTATTGCATAAGGATGCGATCGCTCAATACGGAATTCGTCCCTTAAAGGGTGTACTGTTAACGGGGCCTCCTGGAACAGGTAAAACGTTGATGGCAAAGGCCGCCGCCAATTATACGAACTCTGCATTTGTTGCAGCATCTGGCTCACAATTTGTAGAGATGTACGTAGGGGTGGGAGCTCAGCGTATTCGTGAATTGTTTAAGGAAGTTCGTTCTTTAGCAGAGAAAAACAATCAAGATAGCGGGATTATTTTTATTGACGAAATTGACGTTATTGGTGGAAAACGCGATGGTCAGCAGCAAAGAGAATATGACCAAACCTTAAACCAACTGTTAACCGAAATGGATGGTATGACAACAAGTGAAAAACCGCGCATACTCATTATGGCGGCAACGAACCGAAAAGATATGCTTGATGCAGCATTATTGCGTCCAGGACGGTTTGATCGCCACATTCAGGTCGATTTGCCAGATAAACCAGCCCGCGAACAAATATTAACCATACACACAGAAAATAAACCACTTGCACTTGACATAAAATTGGAAAAAGTGGCGCAAGAAACATTTGGGTTCTCCGGTGCCCAATTAGAAAGTGTGTGCAATGAGGCTGCTATTTATGCAATGCGTGACAAATCAGATAAAGTGATGCAAAGCCATTTTTCGCTTGCTATCGATAAGGTAATGATGGGGGAAATGACCGATCGTGAAGCACCTCAGACTGAGAAGGAGCGGGTAGCGATTCATGAATTGGGACATGCTATTGTTAGCGAACGAGTACGTCCTGGCTCCGTGTCACAGGTAACATTAACCCCTCGCGGACAAGCATTAGGTTATGTACGTCAAAACCCAATGGACGATCATTATCTTTATACCCGTGACTATATGGAAGGGCAGATTATGGTTTGCCTTGCGGGTGCAGTGTCAGAAGAAATTTATTATGGCGGACGTAGCACGGGGTCTAAAAATGATTTTGAGCAAGCCCTGCAAATGGCGCAAGAAATTGTTCAAAGTGGTATGTCTAGATTAGGGATTATTAATATGCAATATGCGGATAAAAATGCAATCCATCAAGAAGTACATTCTATCATTGAGGGATTGCTTGAAAAAACACGGTCTTTGCTCGGCGAACATGATTCAGTTTATCGCTATAGTCTACAGGTGTTATTGGAGGCTGAAGTGTTAAGTGGTGATCAATTCCGCGAAAAGCTGGCCGAAATAGATATGGTAGTAGCGTAA
- a CDS encoding WIAG-tail domain: MAKQNLQKQNIKNRQRKLKKKNKALQELDALETALVNNWIDDSSDFYFQEEETSIPHLANDVKTLLQESSQMEIRKPNRSLSKKRKQRKGRRKPKRLSSKRSPTYSELKLVSSKIPQNQQHFITKWNDEEKSNDEDSPYSGVPSYYEDSDCKLVDVKPNIDDQILSQLPHQVAQFMFTMPEVFGLTGHHLQPLSVLTRHLQDFLNAEKKIEAEHAVSNHSDTSVVENQIVNDPPSDLSSGSPSDSLSDLLNDPSNDPSNDPPSVPSEVSLDHPPNQLEIIDLQQVGKENFTLQQGRVRTSLTINLTEPFQEKDYVFMATTDIPFCFVVVEKKESDKVTIEILRQIANREVSGQVEWIAIGTKRVEEQVVEIVQ, translated from the coding sequence ATGGCTAAACAAAACTTACAAAAGCAGAATATTAAAAACAGACAAAGGAAATTGAAAAAGAAAAACAAAGCTCTTCAAGAGTTAGATGCACTGGAAACAGCCTTAGTTAATAATTGGATTGATGATAGTTCCGATTTTTACTTCCAAGAGGAGGAGACCTCTATACCTCACTTGGCAAATGACGTGAAGACATTGCTACAGGAATCTTCTCAAATGGAAATCCGTAAGCCTAACCGCTCACTATCCAAAAAGCGAAAGCAACGAAAAGGTCGTCGAAAGCCAAAACGTTTATCTTCTAAGCGAAGCCCAACATATTCGGAACTTAAATTAGTGTCATCAAAAATTCCACAAAATCAGCAGCACTTCATTACAAAATGGAATGATGAAGAAAAAAGTAATGACGAGGATTCACCTTATTCTGGCGTACCATCCTATTATGAGGACAGCGATTGCAAGCTTGTTGATGTAAAACCAAATATAGACGATCAAATTTTGTCTCAACTTCCGCATCAAGTTGCGCAATTTATGTTTACAATGCCAGAGGTTTTCGGGTTGACAGGGCATCATCTGCAACCGTTGTCCGTATTGACTCGACATTTGCAAGATTTTTTAAACGCTGAGAAAAAAATAGAAGCTGAGCATGCAGTATCAAATCATTCAGATACTTCTGTTGTGGAAAATCAAATCGTTAACGATCCTCCAAGTGATCTTTCAAGTGGTTCTCCAAGCGATTCTCTAAGTGATCTTTTAAATGATCCTTCAAATGATCCTTCAAATGATCCTCCAAGTGTTCCATCTGAGGTGTCATTGGATCATCCACCGAATCAGTTGGAAATCATAGATCTACAACAAGTCGGAAAAGAAAACTTTACGTTACAACAAGGTCGCGTAAGAACAAGCTTGACAATCAATTTAACAGAACCCTTCCAAGAGAAGGATTATGTATTTATGGCAACGACAGATATACCTTTTTGTTTTGTCGTTGTAGAGAAGAAAGAATCGGATAAAGTGACTATTGAAATCTTACGTCAAATTGCTAATCGTGAGGTATCTGGACAGGTGGAATGGATTGCAATTGGTACAAAAAGGGTAGAGGAGCAGGTAGTTGAAATAGTGCAGTAG
- a CDS encoding pyridoxal phosphate-dependent aminotransferase — MKLANRVTVLSPSSTLAITAKANEMKRQGIDVVSFGAGEPDFNTPEHIIEAAEKAMREGKTKYTATAGIPELLQAISNKYQQEYNLTYTTKQVIVTNGGKHALFNLFMALLNPGDEVIVPIPYWVSYPEMVKVAEGVPVFVEGKESNNFKVTAEQVKQAITPRTRALIINSPSNPTGSIYTRKELEEIVDVCLSHNVLMVSDEIYEKLIYDGHEAVTVASFGKEAYENTVIINGMSKPYSMTGWRMGYALGNENLIRAMVDLSSHSTSNPTSFAQYGALAALTGPQTSLEMMRGEFVKRRDRVVDLLNEIDGVKCLKPEGAFYVFPNVAKAMEKQGFTNIDDWSKALLEQQKVALIPGSGFGSPENIRISYATSMEQLEKGIARIKQFVEGKSL, encoded by the coding sequence ATGAAACTTGCAAATCGAGTCACAGTTCTTTCTCCATCTTCTACTTTGGCTATTACGGCGAAAGCAAACGAAATGAAGCGGCAAGGGATTGACGTTGTTAGCTTTGGAGCGGGGGAGCCTGACTTTAATACCCCGGAACATATCATTGAAGCAGCCGAAAAAGCGATGCGCGAAGGAAAAACCAAGTATACTGCAACAGCCGGTATTCCTGAATTGTTACAAGCCATCAGCAACAAGTATCAGCAGGAATATAATTTGACTTACACCACCAAGCAAGTCATCGTGACCAATGGGGGAAAACATGCCTTATTCAACTTGTTCATGGCGTTGTTAAACCCTGGTGATGAAGTGATTGTCCCGATTCCTTATTGGGTGAGCTATCCAGAGATGGTCAAGGTAGCAGAAGGCGTTCCTGTTTTTGTTGAAGGAAAGGAATCCAACAATTTCAAGGTGACAGCCGAGCAAGTAAAACAGGCTATCACCCCTCGGACACGTGCACTCATTATAAATTCTCCAAGTAATCCTACTGGCAGCATTTATACGCGTAAGGAATTGGAAGAAATTGTTGATGTTTGCTTGTCACATAATGTATTAATGGTATCTGATGAAATTTATGAAAAGCTGATCTATGATGGTCATGAAGCCGTTACAGTAGCCTCATTTGGCAAAGAGGCCTATGAAAACACAGTGATTATTAACGGAATGTCGAAACCATACTCCATGACAGGCTGGCGGATGGGCTACGCTTTAGGGAATGAGAATTTGATTCGTGCCATGGTTGATTTGTCGAGTCATAGTACTTCTAACCCAACTTCTTTTGCTCAATATGGAGCACTGGCGGCATTGACAGGACCTCAAACTTCCTTGGAAATGATGCGTGGCGAGTTTGTGAAGCGTCGTGATCGTGTAGTCGATTTATTAAATGAAATCGATGGTGTGAAATGCCTAAAACCAGAGGGAGCCTTCTATGTTTTCCCGAATGTTGCTAAAGCCATGGAAAAACAGGGCTTTACTAATATAGATGACTGGAGTAAAGCGTTATTAGAACAACAAAAGGTAGCTTTAATCCCGGGTAGTGGCTTTGGATCTCCTGAAAATATTCGCATTTCTTATGCAACATCTATGGAACAATTGGAAAAGGGCATTGCTCGTATTAAGCAATTTGTGGAAGGAAAGTCTCTCTAA
- the asnS gene encoding asparagine--tRNA ligase: MSLITIGQVGQHVGQEVKIGCWLYNKRSSGKIQFLQLRDGSGFIQGVVVKAEVSEEAWNNAKELTQESSLYIKGMVRADDRAPSGYELTVTGVEIIQIAQDYPISLKEHGVDFLMDNRHLWLRSPRQRAAMAVRSEIIRSVYEFFQINGFYKVDPPILTPTSAEGTTNLFHTKYFDEDAYLSQSGQLYMEAAAMALGRVFSFGPTFRAEKSKTRRHLIEFWMIEPEMAFVDHEESLRIQENFVSHVVQSVLKNCQRELKALDRDTTKLEKVKAPFPRITYDDAIKLLQEKGSEIKWGDDFGAPDETAIAEHFDMPVFITHYPAEIKAFYMKPHPERPEVVLCADLIAPEGYGEIIGGSQRIDDPELLEARFNEHNLSEETYKWYMDLRKYGTAPHSGFGLGLERTVAWICGLDHVRETIPFPRLLYRLYP; this comes from the coding sequence ATGTCATTAATTACAATTGGTCAGGTCGGGCAACATGTCGGGCAAGAAGTCAAGATAGGTTGCTGGCTATACAACAAGAGAAGCAGTGGGAAAATTCAATTTCTCCAACTGCGTGACGGCTCTGGATTTATCCAAGGGGTTGTAGTAAAAGCAGAAGTAAGCGAAGAAGCTTGGAACAATGCGAAAGAACTAACCCAGGAAAGTTCTTTGTACATAAAAGGAATGGTACGCGCAGACGATCGTGCTCCAAGCGGTTATGAGCTAACAGTAACAGGAGTAGAAATTATTCAAATTGCTCAAGATTACCCGATTTCTCTTAAAGAGCATGGGGTAGACTTCTTGATGGATAACCGTCATCTATGGTTGCGTTCTCCACGTCAACGTGCCGCGATGGCTGTTCGCTCCGAAATTATTCGTTCCGTGTACGAGTTCTTCCAAATCAATGGATTTTATAAAGTAGATCCGCCGATTTTGACACCTACATCTGCTGAAGGAACAACTAACTTGTTCCATACGAAATATTTTGATGAAGATGCGTATCTCTCCCAAAGTGGTCAGTTATACATGGAAGCTGCTGCAATGGCTTTAGGACGTGTATTTTCTTTTGGTCCTACATTCCGTGCTGAGAAATCCAAAACACGTCGTCATTTAATTGAGTTCTGGATGATTGAACCGGAAATGGCATTCGTTGATCATGAGGAAAGCCTGCGCATTCAAGAAAATTTTGTATCACATGTGGTTCAGTCCGTATTAAAGAACTGCCAACGTGAGTTAAAAGCACTAGATCGCGATACTACGAAGCTGGAAAAGGTGAAAGCACCATTCCCGCGCATTACGTACGATGATGCGATTAAGCTTCTTCAAGAAAAAGGTAGCGAGATTAAATGGGGCGACGATTTTGGCGCACCAGATGAGACCGCAATTGCTGAGCATTTTGATATGCCTGTTTTCATTACGCATTATCCTGCGGAAATTAAGGCATTTTATATGAAGCCACATCCAGAACGTCCAGAAGTGGTTCTTTGTGCAGACTTGATTGCACCAGAGGGCTATGGAGAGATTATTGGTGGTAGCCAGCGTATTGATGATCCAGAATTACTAGAGGCACGTTTTAATGAGCATAACCTCTCTGAAGAAACCTACAAATGGTATATGGACCTACGTAAATATGGAACAGCACCTCATTCTGGATTCGGCTTGGGTTTAGAAAGAACAGTGGCATGGATCTGTGGATTGGATCATGTACGTGAGACAATTCCATTCCCTCGTCTGTTGTATAGACTATACCCATAA
- a CDS encoding ABC transporter permease yields MKKRYLFLALIILSMCSLFIGVKNITPLDILNFNNEQVEIFLISRVPRLVSIIVAGISLSICGLIMQQITRNKFVSPTTAGTMDCARLGVLVSLMLFTTESPIVKMIVAFIFALGGTFIFMKILRKIKFKDNIFIPLVGIMFGNIISSISTFFAYKYDLIQNISSWLQGDFSMIMKGRYELLYISIPLVIIAFLYANKFTVAGMGEEFAVNLGLNYQRVINIGLIIVAMISSLVLLTVGMIPFLGLIIPNIVSIYRGDNLRNSLPHTALLGAVFVLACDILGRIVIFPYELSIGLMVGVIGSGIFLYLLMRRNAYATM; encoded by the coding sequence ATGAAAAAGAGATATTTATTTTTAGCATTAATCATCCTATCCATGTGCTCCTTATTTATTGGAGTTAAAAACATTACTCCACTTGACATTCTAAATTTTAATAATGAGCAGGTTGAAATTTTCTTAATTAGCCGTGTTCCACGATTAGTTAGCATTATTGTGGCTGGTATTAGCCTTAGTATCTGTGGCTTAATCATGCAGCAGATCACCCGTAATAAATTCGTATCTCCTACTACTGCTGGAACGATGGACTGCGCTCGATTAGGAGTGCTGGTATCACTCATGCTATTTACTACGGAGAGTCCGATTGTAAAGATGATTGTCGCATTTATTTTTGCCTTAGGTGGCACCTTTATTTTTATGAAAATCCTTAGAAAAATAAAGTTCAAAGACAATATCTTTATTCCATTGGTAGGTATTATGTTTGGTAATATTATCAGTTCTATAAGCACTTTCTTTGCTTATAAATATGACCTGATACAAAATATATCCTCATGGTTACAAGGAGACTTCTCCATGATCATGAAGGGAAGATATGAGCTTTTGTATATTAGTATCCCGCTTGTCATTATCGCCTTTCTTTATGCGAATAAATTCACGGTCGCAGGAATGGGAGAAGAATTCGCGGTTAATCTAGGACTCAACTATCAGCGTGTGATCAATATCGGATTAATCATCGTTGCTATGATTTCCTCTCTGGTATTGCTCACAGTCGGAATGATTCCATTCCTTGGTTTAATTATTCCGAACATCGTTTCCATTTATCGTGGGGATAATCTACGGAACAGTCTACCGCATACAGCCTTACTCGGAGCCGTATTTGTCCTAGCATGTGATATATTAGGGCGTATCGTAATTTTTCCTTATGAGCTCTCGATTGGACTTATGGTCGGAGTTATCGGCAGTGGAATCTTCCTGTATTTACTCATGAGGAGAAATGCATATGCAACAATGTAG
- a CDS encoding iron chelate uptake ABC transporter family permease subunit encodes MQQCRRMLGILAMIALVLIGLFIFYKINANNWDYVLPKRSKNVLAILLTGGAIAFSSVVFQTITNNRILTPSVIGLDSLYMFIQTLVIFLFGSMHITITNNNVNFVLSVGLMIVFSSILFKTLFRGEGRNIFFLLLVGIIFGTFFSSLSSFMQMLIDPNEFQVIQDKMFASFNSVNTDILMLSVIGIALACGYIFKQLKFLDVLSLGRDQAINLGINYERVVKRLLIVIAVLVSISTALVGPITFLGLLVANLAREFLKVYQHKYLLIGSMLISTIALVGGQFIVERVFQFSTPLSVIINFIGGMYFLYLLLKENKAW; translated from the coding sequence ATGCAACAATGTAGAAGAATGTTGGGCATCCTTGCGATGATCGCACTCGTCTTGATCGGATTATTTATTTTCTACAAGATAAATGCGAATAATTGGGATTATGTTCTTCCCAAACGCAGTAAAAATGTACTTGCTATCTTATTAACTGGGGGAGCGATTGCGTTCTCATCTGTTGTATTTCAAACGATAACGAATAACCGAATCTTAACTCCTAGCGTCATCGGATTAGATTCGCTGTATATGTTTATTCAAACATTGGTCATTTTCTTGTTTGGTTCTATGCACATCACAATCACGAATAACAACGTTAACTTTGTGCTTTCAGTAGGGCTCATGATTGTATTCTCAAGCATTTTATTTAAAACGTTGTTTAGAGGTGAGGGCAGGAATATCTTTTTCTTGCTATTAGTGGGGATTATCTTTGGAACCTTTTTCTCCAGTCTATCCTCGTTTATGCAAATGTTAATTGATCCAAACGAATTTCAGGTCATTCAGGATAAAATGTTTGCCAGCTTTAACAGTGTAAACACAGATATCCTGATGCTATCTGTGATTGGAATAGCCTTAGCTTGTGGTTATATTTTTAAACAGTTAAAATTCCTCGATGTCTTGTCTTTGGGAAGAGATCAAGCGATTAATTTAGGAATTAACTACGAGCGAGTTGTGAAAAGATTACTGATCGTAATTGCGGTGCTAGTATCTATTTCAACCGCATTAGTTGGTCCGATTACCTTTTTAGGATTATTGGTAGCCAATCTGGCACGGGAATTCTTAAAGGTGTATCAGCACAAGTATTTGCTTATTGGTTCTATGCTGATTAGTACCATTGCTTTAGTTGGCGGACAGTTCATCGTGGAGCGGGTTTTTCAATTCTCGACACCGCTCAGTGTCATCATCAATTTTATTGGTGGTATGTACTTCTTATATCTGCTGTTAAAGGAGAATAAAGCATGGTAG
- a CDS encoding ABC transporter ATP-binding protein: protein MVEVKNVTKFYGNKPVVENISVKIKKGSITSFIGPNGAGKSTLLSMISRLLKKDEGEVYIEGQEISKWNSNDLAKKISILKQSNHINIRLTVKELISFGRFPYSQGNLSPEDWKYVEEAIAYMELEDMQDKYLDQLSGGQRQRAYIAMVIAQNTDYILLDEPLNNLDMKHSVQIMKTLRRLVAELGKTIIIVIHDINFASCYSDYIVALKDGKIVKEGSTQEIINPRVLQDLYEMDFNIQNIEGNDICVYFA, encoded by the coding sequence ATGGTAGAAGTTAAAAACGTCACAAAATTCTATGGAAATAAGCCTGTTGTTGAAAATATATCGGTGAAGATAAAAAAGGGAAGCATCACCTCCTTTATCGGTCCCAACGGTGCTGGAAAAAGTACATTGCTGTCCATGATCAGCCGCTTACTCAAGAAAGATGAAGGCGAGGTTTATATTGAAGGACAGGAAATAAGTAAATGGAACAGCAATGATTTGGCCAAGAAGATTTCGATTCTAAAACAGTCCAACCATATTAATATTCGTTTAACCGTGAAAGAATTGATAAGTTTCGGTCGTTTTCCTTATTCACAGGGTAATTTATCACCGGAAGATTGGAAATATGTCGAAGAAGCGATTGCTTACATGGAACTGGAAGATATGCAGGATAAATATTTAGACCAATTAAGCGGTGGACAAAGACAACGAGCTTACATTGCAATGGTTATCGCGCAAAACACGGATTATATCCTGTTGGATGAGCCACTTAATAACTTGGATATGAAGCACTCGGTGCAAATCATGAAAACCCTGCGACGGTTAGTAGCTGAATTAGGCAAGACGATCATCATTGTTATTCATGATATTAACTTTGCATCCTGTTACTCCGATTATATTGTTGCATTAAAAGACGGTAAAATCGTCAAAGAGGGCTCGACCCAAGAAATCATTAACCCTAGGGTCTTACAGGACTTGTATGAGATGGATTTCAATATCCAAAACATCGAGGGTAATGACATTTGTGTCTATTTCGCTTAA
- a CDS encoding siderophore ABC transporter substrate-binding protein: MKKLAMVFATFMLALVTAACGSNNATDKTSGAQPEAAKQAAPVEITVKHELGETVVKKNPQKVIVFDFGSLDTMDALGVEPAGLPQKSLPSYLDKYKDEKYINVGGLKEPDFEKIHEAKPDLIIIAGRQADKYEEFKKIAPTIYMDVDDKKYMESFTTKVKTLAQIFDKEAKADEMLAKIEKEIKDLNEKTKADEKKALVILANDGKVSAYGSTSRFGIVHDVFGFKQADDKIGASTHGQSVSFEYILEKNPDYIFVVDRTAAIKKGESSAKQVIENEIVKKTNAVKNNKVIYLDPGYWYLSGGGLESVSEMVKETAAVYK; the protein is encoded by the coding sequence TTGAAGAAATTAGCAATGGTATTTGCTACATTTATGTTAGCATTGGTTACGGCGGCTTGCGGGTCAAATAATGCTACAGATAAAACATCTGGTGCTCAACCAGAAGCAGCAAAACAAGCAGCTCCTGTAGAAATTACTGTAAAACACGAACTAGGTGAGACAGTAGTTAAGAAAAATCCACAAAAAGTCATTGTGTTTGACTTTGGTTCCCTTGACACTATGGATGCATTGGGCGTAGAACCAGCTGGTCTGCCACAAAAAAGCCTACCTAGCTATCTAGATAAATACAAAGATGAAAAATATATCAATGTTGGTGGTTTGAAAGAGCCTGACTTTGAAAAAATTCATGAAGCAAAACCTGATTTAATCATCATTGCTGGTCGTCAAGCCGATAAGTATGAAGAATTTAAAAAGATCGCTCCAACAATCTACATGGATGTTGATGATAAGAAATACATGGAATCCTTCACTACTAAAGTAAAAACATTGGCTCAAATTTTTGATAAAGAAGCAAAAGCTGATGAAATGCTAGCTAAAATTGAAAAAGAAATTAAAGACCTAAATGAAAAAACAAAAGCTGACGAGAAAAAAGCTTTAGTTATTCTTGCTAACGATGGCAAAGTAAGTGCTTATGGTTCTACTTCTCGCTTTGGTATTGTTCATGATGTGTTTGGCTTCAAACAAGCAGATGATAAAATCGGCGCATCTACACATGGACAAAGTGTTTCTTTCGAGTACATCTTGGAGAAAAACCCTGATTACATTTTCGTAGTTGACCGTACTGCGGCTATTAAAAAAGGTGAATCTTCTGCGAAACAAGTAATAGAAAATGAAATTGTGAAGAAAACGAATGCAGTTAAAAACAATAAAGTCATTTACCTAGATCCAGGATACTGGTACCTATCTGGTGGCGGATTAGAATCTGTATCTGAAATGGTAAAAGAAACAGCTGCTGTTTATAAATAA